Proteins encoded within one genomic window of Stigmatopora argus isolate UIUO_Sarg chromosome 21, RoL_Sarg_1.0, whole genome shotgun sequence:
- the LOC144066660 gene encoding uncharacterized protein LOC144066660 isoform X4: MRTRAGVTTRTEGVGARGGESGARTHAARQSRRRRKKRKKKKKKKEEGEKDGRDSRHAAPASLGNMGCIGSRSITADAVPVRKDGDQHGRTEFSWEAINLSMEDTTSILPRLKRQSANSYGIGALAKSSLTGVSRSMKDKVTKPTAMAQGRVAHMIEWQSWGKPSAGPPGGAGRSNLQREKERRLENDAYSDLSDGEKEARFAAGIMQQLAISEATLFGWASADDTLAGDSQCGSVAHLSDVNQDSITSRDQILHQSSADVWPHTYVSQGLYCLSSSDAWEPITSQPSGLASPATGSYVVAAGSGAGSTPAEGYDSSVSAFLQQHNQLQQLQQLQQLHQYQQQQLLQYQQQQQQSLHSASHSLQATPNSTIHSLGLPAHPRLADLWGSAQVEAHQVEMQLSGHAAETSGGDGEADAERCRHEREDGEEEELTTAEEVTLTLEPKPYPLTSSSPSTRGPSPGTPAERVPFDATPCLIQSLEQEKDEEPDEGAAAVVVAIN, encoded by the exons ATGCGCACGCGGGCTGGCGTGACGACACGCACCGAGGGCGTGGGCGCGCGGGGAGGAGAGAGCGGTGCGCGCACGCACGCCGCCAGGCAGTCACGGCGGAGGAGaaagaagagaaagaaaaagaaaaagaaaaaggaggaaGGGGAGAAAGATGGCCGTGATTCCCGCCACGCCGCACCCGCGTCACTAGGCAACATGGGCTGCATCGGATCCAGAAGCATCA CAGCCGATGCGGTGCCGGTGCGGAAAGATGGAGATCAG CATGGTCGTACCGAGTTTTCCTGGGAAGCCATCAAT CTGTCCATGGAGGATACCACGTCCATCCTGCCGCGACTCAAGAGGCAGTCGGCTAACTCTTACGGCATCGGCGCCCTGGCTAAGTCGTCTCTGACAG GCGTGTCCCGCTCCATGAAGGACAAGGTGACCAAGCCCACCGCCATGGCGCAGGGTCGCGTGGCGCACATGATAGAGTGGCAGAGCTGGGGCAAACCATCGGCGGGGCCGCCGGGGGGTGCCGGTCGCAGCAACCTGCAGCGCGAGAAGGAGCGGCGCCTGGAGAACGACGCCTACAGCGACCTGAGCGACGGCGAGAAGGAAGCGCGCTTCGCCGCCGGCATCATGCAGCAGCTGGCCATCTCCGAGGCCACGCTCTTCGGATGGGCGTCGGCGGACGACACCCTGGCGGGCGACTCGCAGTGCGGCAGCGTGGCGCACCTGAGCGACGTCAACCAGGACAGCATCACCAGCAGAG ACCAGATCCTCCACCAGTCGTCGGCGGACGTGTGGCCGCACACGTACGTGTCGCAAGGCCTCTACTGCCTGTCCTCGTCGGACGCGTGGGAGCCCATCACCAGTCAGCCTTCGGGCCTGGCCTCGCCGGCCACGGGCTCCTACGTGGTGGCCGCGG GCAGCGGCGCGGGCAGCACGCCGGCCGAGGGCTACGATTCGAGCGTGAGCGCTTTCCTCCAGCAGCACAACCAGCTGCAGCAACTGCAACAGCTGCAGCAGCTCCACCAgtatcagcagcagcagctgctGCAGTACCAACAGCAGCAACAG CAGTCGCTACACAGTGCTTCCCATTCCCTGCAAGCCACGCCCAACAGCACCATCCACAGCCTGGGGCTCCCCGCGCACCCCCGCCTGGCCGACCTGTGGGGGTCGGCGCAAGTCGAGGCGCACCAG GTGGAGATGCAGTTGAGCGGACACGCGGCGGAAACGTCGGGCGGCGACGGCGAGGCGGATGCCGAACGCTGCCGACACGAACGAGAAGACGGCGAGGAGGAGGAACTCACAACG GCGGAGGAAGTCACACTGACCTTAGAGCCCAAGCCGTACCCTTTGACCTCGTCCTCGCCGTCCACCAGAGGTCCCAGCCCGGGGACGCCGGCCGAGCGGGTCCCCTTCGATGCGACGCCGTGCCTCATCCAATCGCTGGAGCAGGAAAAAGACGAGGAGCCGGACGAGGGCGCCGCCGCCGTGGTGGTGGCCATCAACTGA
- the LOC144066660 gene encoding uncharacterized protein LOC144066660 isoform X7, translating into MRTRAGVTTRTEGVGARGGESGARTHAARQSRRRRKKRKKKKKKKEEGEKDGRDSRHAAPASLGNMGCIGSRSITADAVPVRKDGDQLSMEDTTSILPRLKRQSANSYGIGALAKSSLTGVSRSMKDKVTKPTAMAQGRVAHMIEWQSWGKPSAGPPGGAGRSNLQREKERRLENDAYSDLSDGEKEARFAAGIMQQLAISEATLFGWASADDTLAGDSQCGSVAHLSDVNQDSITSRDQILHQSSADVWPHTYVSQGLYCLSSSDAWEPITSQPSGLASPATGSYVVAAGSGAGSTPAEGYDSSVSAFLQQHNQLQQLQQLQQLHQYQQQQLLQYQQQQQQSLHSASHSLQATPNSTIHSLGLPAHPRLADLWGSAQVEAHQVEMQLSGHAAETSGGDGEADAERCRHEREDGEEEELTTAEEVTLTLEPKPYPLTSSSPSTRGPSPGTPAERVPFDATPCLIQSLEQEKDEEPDEGAAAVVVAIN; encoded by the exons ATGCGCACGCGGGCTGGCGTGACGACACGCACCGAGGGCGTGGGCGCGCGGGGAGGAGAGAGCGGTGCGCGCACGCACGCCGCCAGGCAGTCACGGCGGAGGAGaaagaagagaaagaaaaagaaaaagaaaaaggaggaaGGGGAGAAAGATGGCCGTGATTCCCGCCACGCCGCACCCGCGTCACTAGGCAACATGGGCTGCATCGGATCCAGAAGCATCA CAGCCGATGCGGTGCCGGTGCGGAAAGATGGAGATCAG CTGTCCATGGAGGATACCACGTCCATCCTGCCGCGACTCAAGAGGCAGTCGGCTAACTCTTACGGCATCGGCGCCCTGGCTAAGTCGTCTCTGACAG GCGTGTCCCGCTCCATGAAGGACAAGGTGACCAAGCCCACCGCCATGGCGCAGGGTCGCGTGGCGCACATGATAGAGTGGCAGAGCTGGGGCAAACCATCGGCGGGGCCGCCGGGGGGTGCCGGTCGCAGCAACCTGCAGCGCGAGAAGGAGCGGCGCCTGGAGAACGACGCCTACAGCGACCTGAGCGACGGCGAGAAGGAAGCGCGCTTCGCCGCCGGCATCATGCAGCAGCTGGCCATCTCCGAGGCCACGCTCTTCGGATGGGCGTCGGCGGACGACACCCTGGCGGGCGACTCGCAGTGCGGCAGCGTGGCGCACCTGAGCGACGTCAACCAGGACAGCATCACCAGCAGAG ACCAGATCCTCCACCAGTCGTCGGCGGACGTGTGGCCGCACACGTACGTGTCGCAAGGCCTCTACTGCCTGTCCTCGTCGGACGCGTGGGAGCCCATCACCAGTCAGCCTTCGGGCCTGGCCTCGCCGGCCACGGGCTCCTACGTGGTGGCCGCGG GCAGCGGCGCGGGCAGCACGCCGGCCGAGGGCTACGATTCGAGCGTGAGCGCTTTCCTCCAGCAGCACAACCAGCTGCAGCAACTGCAACAGCTGCAGCAGCTCCACCAgtatcagcagcagcagctgctGCAGTACCAACAGCAGCAACAG CAGTCGCTACACAGTGCTTCCCATTCCCTGCAAGCCACGCCCAACAGCACCATCCACAGCCTGGGGCTCCCCGCGCACCCCCGCCTGGCCGACCTGTGGGGGTCGGCGCAAGTCGAGGCGCACCAG GTGGAGATGCAGTTGAGCGGACACGCGGCGGAAACGTCGGGCGGCGACGGCGAGGCGGATGCCGAACGCTGCCGACACGAACGAGAAGACGGCGAGGAGGAGGAACTCACAACG GCGGAGGAAGTCACACTGACCTTAGAGCCCAAGCCGTACCCTTTGACCTCGTCCTCGCCGTCCACCAGAGGTCCCAGCCCGGGGACGCCGGCCGAGCGGGTCCCCTTCGATGCGACGCCGTGCCTCATCCAATCGCTGGAGCAGGAAAAAGACGAGGAGCCGGACGAGGGCGCCGCCGCCGTGGTGGTGGCCATCAACTGA
- the LOC144066660 gene encoding uncharacterized protein LOC144066660 isoform X1 produces MRTRAGVTTRTEGVGARGGESGARTHAARQSRRRRKKRKKKKKKKEEGEKDGRDSRHAAPASLGNMGCIGSRSITADAVPVRKDGDQHGRTEFSWEAINLSMEDTTSILPRLKRQSANSYGIGALAKSSLTGVSGVSRSMKDKVTKPTAMAQGRVAHMIEWQSWGKPSAGPPGGAGRSNLQREKERRLENDAYSDLSDGEKEARFAAGIMQQLAISEATLFGWASADDTLAGDSQCGSVAHLSDVNQDSITSRDQILHQSSADVWPHTYVSQGLYCLSSSDAWEPITSQPSGLASPATGSYVVAAGSGAGSTPAEGYDSSVSAFLQQHNQLQQLQQLQQLHQYQQQQLLQYQQQQQQSLHSASHSLQATPNSTIHSLGLPAHPRLADLWGSAQVEAHQVEMQLSGHAAETSGGDGEADAERCRHEREDGEEEELTTAEEVTLTLEPKPYPLTSSSPSTRGPSPGTPAERVPFDATPCLIQSLEQEKDEEPDEGAAAVVVAIN; encoded by the exons ATGCGCACGCGGGCTGGCGTGACGACACGCACCGAGGGCGTGGGCGCGCGGGGAGGAGAGAGCGGTGCGCGCACGCACGCCGCCAGGCAGTCACGGCGGAGGAGaaagaagagaaagaaaaagaaaaagaaaaaggaggaaGGGGAGAAAGATGGCCGTGATTCCCGCCACGCCGCACCCGCGTCACTAGGCAACATGGGCTGCATCGGATCCAGAAGCATCA CAGCCGATGCGGTGCCGGTGCGGAAAGATGGAGATCAG CATGGTCGTACCGAGTTTTCCTGGGAAGCCATCAAT CTGTCCATGGAGGATACCACGTCCATCCTGCCGCGACTCAAGAGGCAGTCGGCTAACTCTTACGGCATCGGCGCCCTGGCTAAGTCGTCTCTGACAGGTGTGTCAG GCGTGTCCCGCTCCATGAAGGACAAGGTGACCAAGCCCACCGCCATGGCGCAGGGTCGCGTGGCGCACATGATAGAGTGGCAGAGCTGGGGCAAACCATCGGCGGGGCCGCCGGGGGGTGCCGGTCGCAGCAACCTGCAGCGCGAGAAGGAGCGGCGCCTGGAGAACGACGCCTACAGCGACCTGAGCGACGGCGAGAAGGAAGCGCGCTTCGCCGCCGGCATCATGCAGCAGCTGGCCATCTCCGAGGCCACGCTCTTCGGATGGGCGTCGGCGGACGACACCCTGGCGGGCGACTCGCAGTGCGGCAGCGTGGCGCACCTGAGCGACGTCAACCAGGACAGCATCACCAGCAGAG ACCAGATCCTCCACCAGTCGTCGGCGGACGTGTGGCCGCACACGTACGTGTCGCAAGGCCTCTACTGCCTGTCCTCGTCGGACGCGTGGGAGCCCATCACCAGTCAGCCTTCGGGCCTGGCCTCGCCGGCCACGGGCTCCTACGTGGTGGCCGCGG GCAGCGGCGCGGGCAGCACGCCGGCCGAGGGCTACGATTCGAGCGTGAGCGCTTTCCTCCAGCAGCACAACCAGCTGCAGCAACTGCAACAGCTGCAGCAGCTCCACCAgtatcagcagcagcagctgctGCAGTACCAACAGCAGCAACAG CAGTCGCTACACAGTGCTTCCCATTCCCTGCAAGCCACGCCCAACAGCACCATCCACAGCCTGGGGCTCCCCGCGCACCCCCGCCTGGCCGACCTGTGGGGGTCGGCGCAAGTCGAGGCGCACCAG GTGGAGATGCAGTTGAGCGGACACGCGGCGGAAACGTCGGGCGGCGACGGCGAGGCGGATGCCGAACGCTGCCGACACGAACGAGAAGACGGCGAGGAGGAGGAACTCACAACG GCGGAGGAAGTCACACTGACCTTAGAGCCCAAGCCGTACCCTTTGACCTCGTCCTCGCCGTCCACCAGAGGTCCCAGCCCGGGGACGCCGGCCGAGCGGGTCCCCTTCGATGCGACGCCGTGCCTCATCCAATCGCTGGAGCAGGAAAAAGACGAGGAGCCGGACGAGGGCGCCGCCGCCGTGGTGGTGGCCATCAACTGA
- the LOC144066660 gene encoding uncharacterized protein LOC144066660 isoform X3 — protein MRTRAGVTTRTEGVGARGGESGARTHAARQSRRRRKKRKKKKKKKEEGEKDGRDSRHAAPASLGNMGCIGSRSITDAVPVRKDGDQHGRTEFSWEAINLSMEDTTSILPRLKRQSANSYGIGALAKSSLTGVSGVSRSMKDKVTKPTAMAQGRVAHMIEWQSWGKPSAGPPGGAGRSNLQREKERRLENDAYSDLSDGEKEARFAAGIMQQLAISEATLFGWASADDTLAGDSQCGSVAHLSDVNQDSITSRDQILHQSSADVWPHTYVSQGLYCLSSSDAWEPITSQPSGLASPATGSYVVAAGSGAGSTPAEGYDSSVSAFLQQHNQLQQLQQLQQLHQYQQQQLLQYQQQQQQSLHSASHSLQATPNSTIHSLGLPAHPRLADLWGSAQVEAHQVEMQLSGHAAETSGGDGEADAERCRHEREDGEEEELTTAEEVTLTLEPKPYPLTSSSPSTRGPSPGTPAERVPFDATPCLIQSLEQEKDEEPDEGAAAVVVAIN, from the exons ATGCGCACGCGGGCTGGCGTGACGACACGCACCGAGGGCGTGGGCGCGCGGGGAGGAGAGAGCGGTGCGCGCACGCACGCCGCCAGGCAGTCACGGCGGAGGAGaaagaagagaaagaaaaagaaaaagaaaaaggaggaaGGGGAGAAAGATGGCCGTGATTCCCGCCACGCCGCACCCGCGTCACTAGGCAACATGGGCTGCATCGGATCCAGAAGCATCA CCGATGCGGTGCCGGTGCGGAAAGATGGAGATCAG CATGGTCGTACCGAGTTTTCCTGGGAAGCCATCAAT CTGTCCATGGAGGATACCACGTCCATCCTGCCGCGACTCAAGAGGCAGTCGGCTAACTCTTACGGCATCGGCGCCCTGGCTAAGTCGTCTCTGACAGGTGTGTCAG GCGTGTCCCGCTCCATGAAGGACAAGGTGACCAAGCCCACCGCCATGGCGCAGGGTCGCGTGGCGCACATGATAGAGTGGCAGAGCTGGGGCAAACCATCGGCGGGGCCGCCGGGGGGTGCCGGTCGCAGCAACCTGCAGCGCGAGAAGGAGCGGCGCCTGGAGAACGACGCCTACAGCGACCTGAGCGACGGCGAGAAGGAAGCGCGCTTCGCCGCCGGCATCATGCAGCAGCTGGCCATCTCCGAGGCCACGCTCTTCGGATGGGCGTCGGCGGACGACACCCTGGCGGGCGACTCGCAGTGCGGCAGCGTGGCGCACCTGAGCGACGTCAACCAGGACAGCATCACCAGCAGAG ACCAGATCCTCCACCAGTCGTCGGCGGACGTGTGGCCGCACACGTACGTGTCGCAAGGCCTCTACTGCCTGTCCTCGTCGGACGCGTGGGAGCCCATCACCAGTCAGCCTTCGGGCCTGGCCTCGCCGGCCACGGGCTCCTACGTGGTGGCCGCGG GCAGCGGCGCGGGCAGCACGCCGGCCGAGGGCTACGATTCGAGCGTGAGCGCTTTCCTCCAGCAGCACAACCAGCTGCAGCAACTGCAACAGCTGCAGCAGCTCCACCAgtatcagcagcagcagctgctGCAGTACCAACAGCAGCAACAG CAGTCGCTACACAGTGCTTCCCATTCCCTGCAAGCCACGCCCAACAGCACCATCCACAGCCTGGGGCTCCCCGCGCACCCCCGCCTGGCCGACCTGTGGGGGTCGGCGCAAGTCGAGGCGCACCAG GTGGAGATGCAGTTGAGCGGACACGCGGCGGAAACGTCGGGCGGCGACGGCGAGGCGGATGCCGAACGCTGCCGACACGAACGAGAAGACGGCGAGGAGGAGGAACTCACAACG GCGGAGGAAGTCACACTGACCTTAGAGCCCAAGCCGTACCCTTTGACCTCGTCCTCGCCGTCCACCAGAGGTCCCAGCCCGGGGACGCCGGCCGAGCGGGTCCCCTTCGATGCGACGCCGTGCCTCATCCAATCGCTGGAGCAGGAAAAAGACGAGGAGCCGGACGAGGGCGCCGCCGCCGTGGTGGTGGCCATCAACTGA
- the LOC144066660 gene encoding uncharacterized protein LOC144066660 isoform X2, translating into MRTRAGVTTRTEGVGARGGESGARTHAARQSRRRRKKRKKKKKKKEEGEKDGRDSRHAAPASLGNMGCIGSRSITADAVPVRKDGDQHGRTEFSWEAINLSMEDTTSILPRLKRQSANSYGIGALAKSSLTGVSGVSRSMKDKVTKPTAMAQGRVAHMIEWQSWGKPSAGPPGGAGRSNLQREKERRLENDAYSDLSDGEKEARFAAGIMQQLAISEATLFGWASADDTLAGDSQCGSVAHLSDVNQDSITSRDQILHQSSADVWPHTYVSQGLYCLSSSDAWEPITSQPSGLASPATGSYVVAAGSGAGSTPAEGYDSSVSAFLQQHNQLQQLQQLQQLHQYQQQQLLQYQQQQQSLHSASHSLQATPNSTIHSLGLPAHPRLADLWGSAQVEAHQVEMQLSGHAAETSGGDGEADAERCRHEREDGEEEELTTAEEVTLTLEPKPYPLTSSSPSTRGPSPGTPAERVPFDATPCLIQSLEQEKDEEPDEGAAAVVVAIN; encoded by the exons ATGCGCACGCGGGCTGGCGTGACGACACGCACCGAGGGCGTGGGCGCGCGGGGAGGAGAGAGCGGTGCGCGCACGCACGCCGCCAGGCAGTCACGGCGGAGGAGaaagaagagaaagaaaaagaaaaagaaaaaggaggaaGGGGAGAAAGATGGCCGTGATTCCCGCCACGCCGCACCCGCGTCACTAGGCAACATGGGCTGCATCGGATCCAGAAGCATCA CAGCCGATGCGGTGCCGGTGCGGAAAGATGGAGATCAG CATGGTCGTACCGAGTTTTCCTGGGAAGCCATCAAT CTGTCCATGGAGGATACCACGTCCATCCTGCCGCGACTCAAGAGGCAGTCGGCTAACTCTTACGGCATCGGCGCCCTGGCTAAGTCGTCTCTGACAGGTGTGTCAG GCGTGTCCCGCTCCATGAAGGACAAGGTGACCAAGCCCACCGCCATGGCGCAGGGTCGCGTGGCGCACATGATAGAGTGGCAGAGCTGGGGCAAACCATCGGCGGGGCCGCCGGGGGGTGCCGGTCGCAGCAACCTGCAGCGCGAGAAGGAGCGGCGCCTGGAGAACGACGCCTACAGCGACCTGAGCGACGGCGAGAAGGAAGCGCGCTTCGCCGCCGGCATCATGCAGCAGCTGGCCATCTCCGAGGCCACGCTCTTCGGATGGGCGTCGGCGGACGACACCCTGGCGGGCGACTCGCAGTGCGGCAGCGTGGCGCACCTGAGCGACGTCAACCAGGACAGCATCACCAGCAGAG ACCAGATCCTCCACCAGTCGTCGGCGGACGTGTGGCCGCACACGTACGTGTCGCAAGGCCTCTACTGCCTGTCCTCGTCGGACGCGTGGGAGCCCATCACCAGTCAGCCTTCGGGCCTGGCCTCGCCGGCCACGGGCTCCTACGTGGTGGCCGCGG GCAGCGGCGCGGGCAGCACGCCGGCCGAGGGCTACGATTCGAGCGTGAGCGCTTTCCTCCAGCAGCACAACCAGCTGCAGCAACTGCAACAGCTGCAGCAGCTCCACCAgtatcagcagcagcagctgctGCAGTACCAACAGCAGCAACAG TCGCTACACAGTGCTTCCCATTCCCTGCAAGCCACGCCCAACAGCACCATCCACAGCCTGGGGCTCCCCGCGCACCCCCGCCTGGCCGACCTGTGGGGGTCGGCGCAAGTCGAGGCGCACCAG GTGGAGATGCAGTTGAGCGGACACGCGGCGGAAACGTCGGGCGGCGACGGCGAGGCGGATGCCGAACGCTGCCGACACGAACGAGAAGACGGCGAGGAGGAGGAACTCACAACG GCGGAGGAAGTCACACTGACCTTAGAGCCCAAGCCGTACCCTTTGACCTCGTCCTCGCCGTCCACCAGAGGTCCCAGCCCGGGGACGCCGGCCGAGCGGGTCCCCTTCGATGCGACGCCGTGCCTCATCCAATCGCTGGAGCAGGAAAAAGACGAGGAGCCGGACGAGGGCGCCGCCGCCGTGGTGGTGGCCATCAACTGA
- the LOC144066660 gene encoding uncharacterized protein LOC144066660 isoform X6, which produces MRTRAGVTTRTEGVGARGGESGARTHAARQSRRRRKKRKKKKKKKEEGEKDGRDSRHAAPASLGNMGCIGSRSITDAVPVRKDGDQLSMEDTTSILPRLKRQSANSYGIGALAKSSLTGVSGVSRSMKDKVTKPTAMAQGRVAHMIEWQSWGKPSAGPPGGAGRSNLQREKERRLENDAYSDLSDGEKEARFAAGIMQQLAISEATLFGWASADDTLAGDSQCGSVAHLSDVNQDSITSRDQILHQSSADVWPHTYVSQGLYCLSSSDAWEPITSQPSGLASPATGSYVVAAGSGAGSTPAEGYDSSVSAFLQQHNQLQQLQQLQQLHQYQQQQLLQYQQQQQQSLHSASHSLQATPNSTIHSLGLPAHPRLADLWGSAQVEAHQVEMQLSGHAAETSGGDGEADAERCRHEREDGEEEELTTAEEVTLTLEPKPYPLTSSSPSTRGPSPGTPAERVPFDATPCLIQSLEQEKDEEPDEGAAAVVVAIN; this is translated from the exons ATGCGCACGCGGGCTGGCGTGACGACACGCACCGAGGGCGTGGGCGCGCGGGGAGGAGAGAGCGGTGCGCGCACGCACGCCGCCAGGCAGTCACGGCGGAGGAGaaagaagagaaagaaaaagaaaaagaaaaaggaggaaGGGGAGAAAGATGGCCGTGATTCCCGCCACGCCGCACCCGCGTCACTAGGCAACATGGGCTGCATCGGATCCAGAAGCATCA CCGATGCGGTGCCGGTGCGGAAAGATGGAGATCAG CTGTCCATGGAGGATACCACGTCCATCCTGCCGCGACTCAAGAGGCAGTCGGCTAACTCTTACGGCATCGGCGCCCTGGCTAAGTCGTCTCTGACAGGTGTGTCAG GCGTGTCCCGCTCCATGAAGGACAAGGTGACCAAGCCCACCGCCATGGCGCAGGGTCGCGTGGCGCACATGATAGAGTGGCAGAGCTGGGGCAAACCATCGGCGGGGCCGCCGGGGGGTGCCGGTCGCAGCAACCTGCAGCGCGAGAAGGAGCGGCGCCTGGAGAACGACGCCTACAGCGACCTGAGCGACGGCGAGAAGGAAGCGCGCTTCGCCGCCGGCATCATGCAGCAGCTGGCCATCTCCGAGGCCACGCTCTTCGGATGGGCGTCGGCGGACGACACCCTGGCGGGCGACTCGCAGTGCGGCAGCGTGGCGCACCTGAGCGACGTCAACCAGGACAGCATCACCAGCAGAG ACCAGATCCTCCACCAGTCGTCGGCGGACGTGTGGCCGCACACGTACGTGTCGCAAGGCCTCTACTGCCTGTCCTCGTCGGACGCGTGGGAGCCCATCACCAGTCAGCCTTCGGGCCTGGCCTCGCCGGCCACGGGCTCCTACGTGGTGGCCGCGG GCAGCGGCGCGGGCAGCACGCCGGCCGAGGGCTACGATTCGAGCGTGAGCGCTTTCCTCCAGCAGCACAACCAGCTGCAGCAACTGCAACAGCTGCAGCAGCTCCACCAgtatcagcagcagcagctgctGCAGTACCAACAGCAGCAACAG CAGTCGCTACACAGTGCTTCCCATTCCCTGCAAGCCACGCCCAACAGCACCATCCACAGCCTGGGGCTCCCCGCGCACCCCCGCCTGGCCGACCTGTGGGGGTCGGCGCAAGTCGAGGCGCACCAG GTGGAGATGCAGTTGAGCGGACACGCGGCGGAAACGTCGGGCGGCGACGGCGAGGCGGATGCCGAACGCTGCCGACACGAACGAGAAGACGGCGAGGAGGAGGAACTCACAACG GCGGAGGAAGTCACACTGACCTTAGAGCCCAAGCCGTACCCTTTGACCTCGTCCTCGCCGTCCACCAGAGGTCCCAGCCCGGGGACGCCGGCCGAGCGGGTCCCCTTCGATGCGACGCCGTGCCTCATCCAATCGCTGGAGCAGGAAAAAGACGAGGAGCCGGACGAGGGCGCCGCCGCCGTGGTGGTGGCCATCAACTGA
- the LOC144066660 gene encoding uncharacterized protein LOC144066660 isoform X5: MRTRAGVTTRTEGVGARGGESGARTHAARQSRRRRKKRKKKKKKKEEGEKDGRDSRHAAPASLGNMGCIGSRSITADAVPVRKDGDQLSMEDTTSILPRLKRQSANSYGIGALAKSSLTGVSGVSRSMKDKVTKPTAMAQGRVAHMIEWQSWGKPSAGPPGGAGRSNLQREKERRLENDAYSDLSDGEKEARFAAGIMQQLAISEATLFGWASADDTLAGDSQCGSVAHLSDVNQDSITSRDQILHQSSADVWPHTYVSQGLYCLSSSDAWEPITSQPSGLASPATGSYVVAAGSGAGSTPAEGYDSSVSAFLQQHNQLQQLQQLQQLHQYQQQQLLQYQQQQQQSLHSASHSLQATPNSTIHSLGLPAHPRLADLWGSAQVEAHQVEMQLSGHAAETSGGDGEADAERCRHEREDGEEEELTTAEEVTLTLEPKPYPLTSSSPSTRGPSPGTPAERVPFDATPCLIQSLEQEKDEEPDEGAAAVVVAIN, translated from the exons ATGCGCACGCGGGCTGGCGTGACGACACGCACCGAGGGCGTGGGCGCGCGGGGAGGAGAGAGCGGTGCGCGCACGCACGCCGCCAGGCAGTCACGGCGGAGGAGaaagaagagaaagaaaaagaaaaagaaaaaggaggaaGGGGAGAAAGATGGCCGTGATTCCCGCCACGCCGCACCCGCGTCACTAGGCAACATGGGCTGCATCGGATCCAGAAGCATCA CAGCCGATGCGGTGCCGGTGCGGAAAGATGGAGATCAG CTGTCCATGGAGGATACCACGTCCATCCTGCCGCGACTCAAGAGGCAGTCGGCTAACTCTTACGGCATCGGCGCCCTGGCTAAGTCGTCTCTGACAGGTGTGTCAG GCGTGTCCCGCTCCATGAAGGACAAGGTGACCAAGCCCACCGCCATGGCGCAGGGTCGCGTGGCGCACATGATAGAGTGGCAGAGCTGGGGCAAACCATCGGCGGGGCCGCCGGGGGGTGCCGGTCGCAGCAACCTGCAGCGCGAGAAGGAGCGGCGCCTGGAGAACGACGCCTACAGCGACCTGAGCGACGGCGAGAAGGAAGCGCGCTTCGCCGCCGGCATCATGCAGCAGCTGGCCATCTCCGAGGCCACGCTCTTCGGATGGGCGTCGGCGGACGACACCCTGGCGGGCGACTCGCAGTGCGGCAGCGTGGCGCACCTGAGCGACGTCAACCAGGACAGCATCACCAGCAGAG ACCAGATCCTCCACCAGTCGTCGGCGGACGTGTGGCCGCACACGTACGTGTCGCAAGGCCTCTACTGCCTGTCCTCGTCGGACGCGTGGGAGCCCATCACCAGTCAGCCTTCGGGCCTGGCCTCGCCGGCCACGGGCTCCTACGTGGTGGCCGCGG GCAGCGGCGCGGGCAGCACGCCGGCCGAGGGCTACGATTCGAGCGTGAGCGCTTTCCTCCAGCAGCACAACCAGCTGCAGCAACTGCAACAGCTGCAGCAGCTCCACCAgtatcagcagcagcagctgctGCAGTACCAACAGCAGCAACAG CAGTCGCTACACAGTGCTTCCCATTCCCTGCAAGCCACGCCCAACAGCACCATCCACAGCCTGGGGCTCCCCGCGCACCCCCGCCTGGCCGACCTGTGGGGGTCGGCGCAAGTCGAGGCGCACCAG GTGGAGATGCAGTTGAGCGGACACGCGGCGGAAACGTCGGGCGGCGACGGCGAGGCGGATGCCGAACGCTGCCGACACGAACGAGAAGACGGCGAGGAGGAGGAACTCACAACG GCGGAGGAAGTCACACTGACCTTAGAGCCCAAGCCGTACCCTTTGACCTCGTCCTCGCCGTCCACCAGAGGTCCCAGCCCGGGGACGCCGGCCGAGCGGGTCCCCTTCGATGCGACGCCGTGCCTCATCCAATCGCTGGAGCAGGAAAAAGACGAGGAGCCGGACGAGGGCGCCGCCGCCGTGGTGGTGGCCATCAACTGA